A portion of the Melanotaenia boesemani isolate fMelBoe1 chromosome 2, fMelBoe1.pri, whole genome shotgun sequence genome contains these proteins:
- the LOC121651149 gene encoding cytochrome P450 2K6-like, producing the protein MNVRGRDNGNAKLTCYACGQKGHKAAECKSNGAQREPRQWCSFCKNATHKDTHCRRRKRDKVKQAVDEEDHTFAFKVQLDAIPVNVVKARGLMVDSGATKHIITDIERFVEFDSSFKPQSHILELADGERTSGIALKKGTAKVHTRDSKGRNVTMLLEGALYVPSFSQDIFSVKAATSKGATIIFKEGQNQLIHRNGRRVCLGESLAKMELFLFFTSLLQRFRFTPPPGVSVEELNLTPATGFVLAPSPHELCAVSLQ; encoded by the exons ATGAATGTGCGAGGAAGAGACAATGGGAATGCAAAACTCACCTGTTATGCCTGCGGCCAGAAAGGCCACAAAGCTGCGGAGTGCAAGTCGAATGGAGCGCAAAGAGAGCCGAGACAGTGGTGCAGCTTCTGTAAAAATGCCACACACAAAGATACGCACTGCCGACGGAGGAAACGAGACAAGGTGAAGCAAGCGGTGGATGAGGAAGATCACACATTCGCATTCAAGGTGCAGTTGGATGCCATCCCGGTTAATGTGGTGAAGGCGAGAGGCCTCATGGTCGACTCGGGAGCGACAAAGCATATCATCACAGACATCGAGCGATTTGTGGAGTTTGACTCGAGTTTCAAGCCGCAAAGCCATATTTTGGAGTTGGCTGATGGAGAGCGGACCAGTGGTATTGCACTGAAGAAGGGCACCGCCAAAGTTCACACAAGAGACAGCAAAGGCCGCAATGTGACGATGTTACTGGAGGGGGCGCTCTACGTTCCATCATTCTCCCAGGACATCTTCTCGGTCAAAGCGGCTACATCAAAAGGAGCGACCATCATCTTCAAGGAAGGACAAAACCAGCTCATCCATAGAAATG GTCGCAGGGTGTGTCTTGGAGAGAGTCTGGCTAAGATGgagctcttcctcttcttcacctCCCTTCTCCAACGCTTTCGTTTCACCCCTCCACCTGGAGTTTCAGTAGAAGAACTGAATCTGACACCAGCAACAGGCTTTGTCCTCGCTCCTTCTCCACATGAGCTGTGTGCTGTCAGTCTgcaatga